From the Equus quagga isolate Etosha38 chromosome 16, UCLA_HA_Equagga_1.0, whole genome shotgun sequence genome, one window contains:
- the OSGIN2 gene encoding oxidative stress-induced growth inhibitor 2 isoform X2 gives MPVWCCRCSLAGHFRSYSDTETEGEIFNSLVQYFGDNLGRKVKAMPLVEETTLLEDSSVTLPVVVIGNGPSGICLSYMLSGYRPYLSSEAIHPNTILHSKLEEARHLSIVDQDLEYLSEGLEGRSSNPVAVLFDTLLHPDADFGYDYPSVLQWKLEQHHYIPHLVLGKGPPGGAWHNMEGSMLTISFGNWMELPGLKFKDWVSSKRRNLKGDRVMPEEIARYYKHYVKVMGLQKNFRENTYITSVSRLYRDQDDDDRPDRNISTQHLQIEKSQFIKRNWEIRGYQRVADGSHVPFCLFAENVALATGTLDSPAHLEIEGEDFPFVFHSMPEFGAAINKGKLSGKVDPVLIVGSGLSAADAVLCAYNNNIPVIHVFRRRVTDPSLIFKQLPKKLYPEYHKVYHMMCTQLYSVDSNLLSDYTSFPEHHVLSFKSDMKCILQSISGLKNIFKLSAAVVLIGSHPNLSFLKEQGCYLGHNSSQPITCKGNPVEIDAYTYECIKEANLFALGPLVGDNFVRFLKGGALGITRCLATRQKKKHLFVERGGGDGIA, from the exons aagttataGTGACACTGAAACCGAAGGAGAGATTTTTAATTCCTTAGTGCAATATTTTGGTGATAATTTGGGGCGAAAAGTTAAAGCTATGCCATTAGTTGAAGAAACTACTTTACTTGAAGATTCATCAGTGACTTTGCCTGTGGTAGTAATAG gaaatggacCTTCAGGAATCTGCCTTTCTTATATGTTATCAGGCTATAGACCATATTTGTCATCAGAAGCAATACATCCAAATACAATCTTACATAGTAAATTAGAAGAAGCAAGACATCTTTCCATTGTTGATCag GACTTAGAATACTTGTCTGAGGGCCTTGAGGGCCGATCATCCAATCCAGTTGCAGTACTTTTCGACACACTTCTTCATCCAGATGCTGACTTCGGGTATGATTATCCATCTGTCTTGCAGTGGAAATTAGAACAACATCATTATATCCCTCACTTAGTTCTTGGTAAAGGTCCACCTGGTGGAGCTTGGCAT aaTATGGAAGGCTCCATGTTGACAATCAGCTTTGGAAATTGGATGGAGCTACCTGGACTTAAATTTAAAGATTGGGTGTCCAGCAAACGAAG AAACCTTAAAGGGGATCGAGTTATGCCAGAGGAAATAGCTCGCTACTATAAACATTATGTAAAAGTCATGGGTCTTCAGAAGAATTTCAGAGAGAATACTTACATTACGTCTGTATCAAGACTCTACAGAGATCAAGATGATGATGATCGTCCAGACAGAAATATTTCAACGCAGCATTTACAGATAGAGAAGTCACAATTTATCAAGAGAAACTGGGAGATCAGGGGTTATCAGCGAGTAGCAGATGGTTCCCACGTTCCCTTCTGTCTGTTTGCTGAGAATGTAGCTCTGGCAACTGGAACATTGGATTCTCCTGCCCATCTGGAAATTGAAGGGGaagattttccttttgtgtttcaTTCAATGCCTGAATTTGGAGCTGCTATAAACAAAGGAAAGTTGAGTGGCAAAGTGGATCCAGTGTTAATTGTAGGTTCTGGGCTTAGTGCAGCTGATGCAGTACTGTGCGCTTACAACAATAATATCCCTGTGATTCATGTATTTCGCAGACGAGTAACTGATCCAAGCTTAATTTTCAAACAGCTTCCCAAAAAGCTTTATCCAGAATACCATAAAGTCTATCATATGATGTGTACTCAGTTATATTCTGTAGACTCAAATCTTTTATCTGATTATACGAGTTTTCCTGAACACCATGTGCTTTCGTTTAAGTCGGACATGAAATGTATTCTTCAAAGCATCTCTGGATTGAAGAATATATTTAAGCTCTCTGCAGCAGTAGTATTGATAGGTTCTCATCCCAACCTGTCTTTTCTGAAGGAGCAAGGGTGTTACCTCGGTCATAACTCAAGCCAGCCAATCACATGTAAGGGTAATCCTGTGGAAATAGATGCATATACCTATGAGTGTATTAAAGAAGCTAACCTTTTTGCATTGGGTCCTTTGGTTGGAGACAATTTTGTTCGATTCTTAAAGGGAGGGGCATTGGGTATTACACGCTGTTTAGctacaagacagaagaaaaagcatttatttgttgaaagaggaggaggagatgggatAGCTTAA